Below is a genomic region from Henckelia pumila isolate YLH828 chromosome 3, ASM3356847v2, whole genome shotgun sequence.
TTGCCAAGTGATCCTTCAATTCTCGGAAAGCTCGTTCACAATCTTCACTCCATTCAAACTTCTAAGCCTTCCTCAACACCTGAAAGAAATGGTAGCTTCGATGGGCAGATCGAGCACTGAACTGGGACAAGGAAGTGATCCTTCCGGTCTACCACTGTACCTCCCTGATGTATGTGGGAGAGGGCATATCCTTCAAGATCTTCACTTTCTCCGAGTTCACCTCTATTCCTCTCTCAGTTACCACAAATCCCAAAAACTTCCTACTCTTAACCCCGAACACACACTAAGCTGGGTTAAGCTTCACCTCGTACCTTTGCAAGGTACCAAAAGTTTCCTCCAGGTCAGAGATAAAATTGTTCCGGGTCCGGGACTTCACCAAAATATCATCCACGTAGACTTCTACGTTCCTGCACAATTGGCTTTGAAAAACCTTATCCATCATCCTCTGATATGTGGCTCCTGCATTCTTCAACCCGAAAGGCATAACCATATAACAAAATGTTCCCCCCCCGAAGTGATAAAACTGACCTTATCCTGATCCTCCGGATCCAAAGGGATCTGATGGTATCCCTGATAAGCGTCCATGAAGCAGAGCAGTTCAAACCCAGAGGTAGAATCCACCAATTGATCAATCCGGGGGAGAGGGTAACAGTCTTTTGGACATGCTTTGTTCAGATCCCAGAAGTCAATACACATTCGCCACTTTCCAGCTCTTTCATGTACTAACACTATATTAGATAGCCAAGTAGGAAATTATACCTCTCTGATATTCCCTGCTTCCAGCATCTCCCGGACTTGGTCAGGGATGACCTTATCCTTTTCTGTTCCAAAATGTCTCATTTTTTTATTGATAGGCCGGGATCCAGAGATAATATTTAGCTCATGCTTTGCCACGTGAGCCGAGATCCCGGTTAACTCTTTGGGAGACCAGGCAAACACATCCATATTCTTGGCAAGGCAGGTCCTCCGCTGATCAGCTATGGCAGGCTCCAAGTCCCAGGCCATATTAGTAACCCTCGCTTATTGCTCGGGCACTAACTCTACTCCTTCATACTCTTCTTTCATTTCTCCCACCGCACATACTTCTTCACGACTGGGATCATCCCCTCCTTTCTCTCCTCAAGCTCTCTTACTATCCACGCGGAGGGTATCAGCATAACACCATCGGGAGGAGGGCTGATCTCCTCTTACTTCGCCAATTTCATTGTCTACTGGAAATTTGATCTTCTTATGGTACGCCGAGGAAACAGCCATGAAGGCATTTAGGGCTGGCCTTCTTATAATGATATTGTAGGAAGATGGGGCCTCCACTACAATGAAGAAAGTCATGACAGTTTTCCTTAAATCACCCGATCCCAAGGTGATGGGCAACCACACTTCCACCCTAGGCAAGACAGTGTGTCTTGCGAACCCATATAAAGCAGTTTTCACAGGGTTGACCTCACATCCCCGCAAATCTATTTGTTGAAAAGCCTCCTGGAAAATAACATTCACGGAACTCCCAGAGTCTACGAACACTCTTTTCACATCATAATTAGCTACCCGCGCCTTGATAAGCATGGCGTCGTTATGAGGAAAACATACCCCTTCCAAGTCTCCCGGTTCAAACGTAATAACAGGATAGGAATCTGGTTTCCGAGCTTCTAACCCCAGGACCTCCCTCTTACTCCAAGATTTGCGAGCCCTGTTAGAGTCCCCATCCTTAGATCCCCCTGAGATCATAT
It encodes:
- the LOC140889430 gene encoding uncharacterized protein, producing the protein MISGGSKDGDSNRARKSWSKREVLGLEARKPDSYPVITFEPGDLEGVCFPHNDAMLIKARVANYDVKRVFVDSGSSVNVIFQEAFQQIDLRGCEVNPVKTALYGFARHTVLPRVEVWLPITLGSGDLRKTVMTFFIVVEAPSSYNIIIRRPALNAFMAVSSAYHKKIKFPVDNEIGEVRGDQPSSRWCYADTLRVDSKRA